The nucleotide sequence TGACGCTTCCGATGCCGGTTACCTCTGAGCAGGTTCTGCACCAAACGTTGTTCAGTAATTTCATTTGAATATCACCGGGTATGTTATCCCAAATTTTACTAGCCTGAGGGGTTAAGGAGAATTCATCCAGGGCCTTTTTCTGTATGGATTTGCCATAGGCTTTTTGCTTTTCTTTAACCGTGAAGCCGATTTTTTTTCTGGGCTTCGCATCCGCTTCTAATAGTTGTTTTATCGCTTCAAAGACGGCCTGAAATTGCTGGTCGTATTTTTTCTCCATTTTCTCTATTTTTTTCTTCAAATCCTTGTGTGTGGAAAGCATCTGCCGCAGTTGTGTAAACGCTCTCATAATTTGGATATTGACTCTAATAGCACGCTTGCTTTTCAATACACTGGAAAGCATGGCCACACCCTGTTCGGTAAAAGCCATTGGCATATACCTAACCCCACCCCAACTTGAGGTGCCAGATTGGCATCTCAAGTCGCTCCATTCATCTTTTGCCAGGTCAAACATAAAATCTTTAGGAAATCGTTCAATATTTCTTCTAACTGATCTTTTTAACTGAGAAGTTTCAACTTCGTAAAGCCCTGCCAAGTCTCTGTCCAGCATTACTTTTTGACCCCGAATCAAGTAAATCTTACTGGCAATTCTTTCTATCAGTACAGTGGTTGTCATTAAAAGATATCCTTTTGTCAGATTATATTTTTATCGCATTTCGTTCGATTGGAGATCGCAAATTGCGACCTCCAATCGCGTTTATAAACTGCTGGGTTGCGGGACATTCTATAATTCTTATGTCAAGCAAAAAGCAGAAACTTATAACCTCTTAATATCATATTAAATATAAATTCAAGGTTGCGGGTTGCGGGTTGCGGGACGGGTTGCGGGACGTTCCTTGGTATATTGATATGCTCCTGATAACGCGTATGCCGGGACATCCTTAAGCGTCCTAAATTCAAACCCATTTATGATTGCCTCTGAAAAAGTGCTTAAAACTGCCGGATACTGTATTGACGTGAAAACCGGTTTTTTTCTCTACAGTGCTTAGACTATTTATTTCTTTTTTCCATATTTACTAAGCTTTTCTTTAGCGGTGAAGCCGATCTCCCCGGTTAAATGGTCGCTGTAGCGAATTGAACGGGGTAAATTTTTTTTCGGTGCGAAGGATATCATATTTGAAAAAAATTGTCCAGAATTCTAAATATTTGACAGATTTACTGGATGGACCCAATTTATTTGATGTATGGAATGAACTTTGCCTATCTGAGCTGTTGAATTTTTTGCAGCAATTGCTGGATAAAGGATTCTGAAAAGGAGGTCACATCTTGCTTAGTGATTGGTTGTTGATCCGGCTCTACTTCATTCCAATTTTCATTTCAAGCTACTAATCCCTATTTCTTTTTGATTAAAATAAGTTGACAATATGTCACATCTGACATATTATTTGTCCCATGAGCTCAAATGACAAACCGCTGGTATGGATGCATGGTGAGATCGCAACTCCGCCTTTTTCTTCAAACGCTCGAATAGGTTGCGGGACGTACCTTGACATATTGATATGTCGATTTGCTCCTGTTAGAACTTGTTTCGGGGCATCCCTTAGGTTTATAGTTTTTCAAATAAATCAAAAAAGACAATATAGTCGTATTTTAAATATTAAAAATTACTTGAATATTCCTTGCTGACATTAACTACAATAAACTTTTTCTCTATGCCATTCAAGATTATCCTGATCATCTTGCGGGACGCCCATCAAATTATAAGTTTCTTTTCAGGTTGCGGCACGTTCCATTGTTGCCTCTAAAAATCGTGTTAAAAACTGCCGGATACTGTGTTGATGTGGAAACCGGTCCGTTTTTTCGTTGCGTAGGATATCATATTTGTTAAAAATTGTCCAGAATTCTAAATATTTGACAGATTTACTGGATGGACCCAATTTATTTGATGCATGGAATGCAACCTTCCTGGCTGAACAGTAGCAACTTTTTCGCAGTTGCTTGTTGCGGGAGTTTTAAGAGAGAGGATTTTGTGCTTTAGGTCGAAAGGAGGGAAGGGCAGGAGTTTAAAAAGACCGGCTAAGCTAAGCCTTGGCTTTTATAATTGATTTGTCGGCAGTTATTCAAAAAGAATCAAGCCCATCGCTTCAATCGTTTTTCACATTCAGCTTTCGGCATCCGGTCATTGATGGACATAAGCTTAACCAATTTACGATGGGCGGTTTTTTGGGTAATGATCGACGATGCAATCAACTGATCCATTACCCACAGAGATCCGTGAACTTCTATGTCGAGGCTTTTCGCCGTTTTGGTGAGCAATTTTTCACAAGTCAAGATTGTTGCTTGAATTTTTTTTGCAAGATAGAGACAGCTGCAATCCGGCTCGGAAAGCCGTGATGAATGGTCCTGCATTAAGTTTAAAATTTCACTTTGATCATCCTCGCTCAAATTATGCAACAATAGGTTTTTCTGCTTAATACTTTCTCTTGCCGGCTTTTCATAAACATCGCCTTCAAGTTCAGCCAACACTGATGGTGTAACATGCGGCTGAAAACCGAGCTGAAAGAACTCATCGAGCAGGTCGACATCGATCAGGTCAATCAAGAAACAGGCATCGTTTACTACGATAATCATGCGGCGATTTGGAATCCTTTTCTAAATTCAGCCAAACCTACATTCATCAACTCAGCACCTTTTGACATGGTAATGATTTCTTCGGCGACCGCCCATGAGACAAGTTGCTGAAAACGATTGGGATACTCTCGTCCAATGTACTCACCCGGTTCTTTGATCTTGCCGGATTTCCATCCCTTTTTACTGGCAGTAATGAAAAAAGCCTTATAGCGATTTTTGTTGATGATTCCAAGATTCCTGGCTCTCACAACCAGAGCCAAAATAGAAATCCCATAAATACCTTTTAGCTTTTTCAGCTCAAGAAAGGAAATTTTGCGGCGATGCGAACCAAGTTCTTCTATCATTTTCTCTTTGGGTATTAAAAAAGCACCGGCAAAGCTATGACAGAGCTTTTCCAGGTCATTATCTCTGCACTCGCCAAAACTGAGCATTAAATGCGCAAGCTCATGAACGATGGTCAGCCTTTTTCGTACAAGGTCATGGTTTTTATTAACGGTAATCACAGGTATTTCGCCTGCCCAGGCGGAAAGGCCGTCGAATTCGTCCGGAAGATCCACTTCAAGGATTCTGACTCCTTTGTCTTCAAGCAGTTCCATAAGGTTGGAAATTGGTGCAATTCCAAGGTCCCATACATCACGCAATTTCATAGAGGCTTTTTCAACATCATCTAAACTTTCGATAGTGTAATTTTCAAGCACGTTTTTAAATTCAGCTTGTTGACCCATTACCCTTTCAATCTCCAGGTATCGCTCTAAAAAATCCAAGGTTTGGTATTTAACACGGTTTTCATCCTTTTTTGAAAGCCTGGATTTTTTCCTGAACTCAAGCCCGGTCAGCTCTACTTGGGATTGCCTGTAAAAATAGCCGGATTTCACCCCCAAGGCTTTTGAAATTTCAACAAGGATATCCGATGCCGGGAACATTTTGCCTTTTTCATATTTGCTTAAGGCCTGTTTGGTAACCAGGTTATGAGTAGCGTCAGCGAGCCCCTGCTGTGACATTCCCGCCATTTTCCGGGCTGCTTTTAGCCTTTCCCCGAATCCTTCCATATTGCTCTCTCCTCCTAAATCAATTTTTCCGATTTGGTTGACATATTAACCATAATGGATATAAATGTCAACCATTATTTTTTTGATATTGGCCGTCTACACAAAAATTTTAAAAAGGAGAGAGGCTAAGTCAAAAACAACAAGGCAGAAAAAAATATAAATACAGATAGATAACTGTCTATTAAGCTTGGGTTGCGGGGCGTTCCTTCATATATTGAGAAATCCCTGATAGCCTGTGTTTCGAGACGTCCTTAAGCTTCCTAATTTCAAACCCATTCATTATTATCTTTAAAATAGTGTTTAAAAACGGCGGGATATTTGTATTGAAGTGGAAAAAAGACCGTTTTTCGCGTTGCATAAGGTTGCGGGTTGCGGGACGCCCCTCAAATTATAAGATTCTATTCAGGTTGCGGCATGTTCCTTGGTATATTGATATACTCTTGATAGCGCATATCTCGGAACATCCTTTAGTTTCATTGATTTAATTGGAACCACCGATTTAATTCCGCATCACTTTCACCGGTGAAGATCGGTACCAAAGCCACCGGTAAAAGCATACCATATTATTCAAACACCTAAAAAGAAGATCTGTATTTAGTTTTTCTAATTCTCTGCGCTCTGCAACCAGGATATAATTCAATCCATCCATTTAATTCGTCTTATTTCCTTTTTGTTCGTGTAATCATTGTGTTTTATTCCCATTTTCTCATAGGGGGTAAATGGTGATGGAACAAATTCCTTGTGTTTATTGCGGTGATTTTTTTGATCCAAGTCCACGGCACAAAAATCAGACCGCCTGCAAGAAACTAAAATGTCAAAGGGCCAAAAAAGCGGCCTGGCAAAGGCATAAGCTGAAAACCGATCCGATCTACGCCGCCAACCAGAAAAGCAGTCAGCAACAATGGATCAAGGCCAATCCCGGATACTGGAAACAGTATCGCAAAAAAAATCCTCAACAGGCCGAACAAAATCGAATTGGCCAGGCCATGCGCAACCGCAAGGCCAGATCTTCTTTGGATGTAACCAGGATGGATCAAGTGTTGATTGCAAAGATGGATGCGTCAAAATCCGATAATTTTCAGATGCTTGGCCAGTTTTGGTTGCTTCCCGTGATTGCAAAGATGGACGCGTTAAAAGTCAATATCATCAAGATTCCAATCTGTTACCCGTGATTGCAAAGATGGATTGGTTAGCTGATTGTATCAAATGCTGATAATCTTGCTGCAAATTATCTGAAAAAGGAGGCGACTATGATTAGAAAAAAAATCATTAATCCGGATCGCATCCGCAGAATCAAGGGCGGATTTAGTTTTATCCCCCATCGTTTCCTCACCGATGGATTTTTAACCTCACTGAGCCAAACACAACTGCTTTTGTATTTGTTTTTGGTGCTGGTCTCAGACCGCTATGGGCTTTCCTACTATGCTTATGACTCCATCTGTTCTTTGCTCCAGTTGACGCTGGAGGATTACATCGCAGCCCGCAACAGCCTTTTGAAAAAGGATCTGATCGCATTTGACGGCACCCTTTTTCAAGTGTTGGAACTGCCGGCCAAGGCTCAGACACACAGCACTTCAAAGCCTGATGGGCGCCTGGCTGTTAAAAAGCTTGCCGACTGTCTGTTTAAGGAGGTGTAAGATGAAAATAGACCAACACACGATTTTTGAAATTCACCGGCTCAATGATTTGAACTGGTCAGAGCGAAAGATCGCCCGTTATTTGCGCATCGGCCGATCGACGGTTAAAAAATATCTTAACAACCCGGATCATACTTCGGCCAAACGAAAAAAAAGAGCCTCCAAACTGGATGTCTATCGTGAGCTCATTAACCAGTTGCTTAAGCAAGATCCACAGGTCAAAGCCCCGGTAGTGCTGCAAAGAATCAGGAACCAGGGCTTTGACGGCAGGATTACCATTGTTCGAGATTACCTGCTTAAACTCAGAGGCCGCCAATCATCGCGCCGGGCCTTTATTCGTTTTGAATCTCCGCCGGGTAAGCAGTTGCAAATCGACTGGGGCCATTTTGGGCATTTACAATACGGGCAGACCAAACGAAAACTGTACGCCCTGGCAGTGATCGAATCATACAGCCGTATGCTCTATGCCCAGTTTACCCACAGTCAAAAGCAAGAGACTCTTCATCAGTGTCTGTTAAATGCCTTCCGTTTTTTTGGCGGAACAGCCCGGGAAATTGTGGTGGACAACATGGTGACCGCCGTTATTGAACGACAGGGCAGCCTGATCCGCTTCAATGGCGCTTTTTTGCAATTTTTGCGTCCCTTCAAAATCGTGCCGGTGGCATGCAATCGGGCAGCTCCCCACGAAAAAGGAAAAATAGAAAACAGTATCAAATATCTACGCCAAAACTTCTGGCCGCTGAGAACCTTTACCGATCTGGCCGATGTCCAGTTGCAAGTAAGACAGTGGCTGGATACCGTGGCCAATGTGCGTATCCATCAAACCACCGGTGAAAAACCAAAAGAGCGATTTGCAAAAGTTGATCTAAGACCTTTGCCTGACCTGTTACCCGACTGCCGGGAAACCTGCCTGGCAAAAGTCCACAAAGATTTTGCCGTACGATTTGATGGCAACATCTATACAACCCCACCGTGGACGATTGGCAAAAAGGTGACCATCAAAGCCGATCCGTTTGCGGTGAGTATCTACCTCAATCAAAAGAAAATCGCTGCACACCACAGGTGCTGGCAGCGAAAAAAACGGATCGAATCGCCGGCACATCTGCATCAGATCAAAAAAATCCAGAAAAAATTGTGGCACGATAAACAGATTGCAGCCTTTCTATCGTTGGGTGCCGCAGCGGTAGATTACTTTAAGGCCCTTGTTGAATCCAGACAGCCCATTAAAAAAAGTGTCTTAAAACTCTTGGCGCTCAAAGATGAGTACGGATCAGCCTCTTTGTTGTATGCCATCCAAAAAGCCACAACCTTCTTTGGCCGACTATGATGCCGATGTACTCAAAAGGAGAAAACGCAAATGATTGAAACCGTCATTGAAAAATGCAAGGCTCTCAGACTGAAAGCCACGGCACAAAACTTAGCCCAGGTCGTCGAATTGGCCACAAACAAAAACTGGAACCCTCTTGAAACCATCGAGCACCTGTTTGAACTCGAACTTGAATACCGGCATCAAAATAGAATCGCCCTGCGCTTCAAACAATCCAAACTGCTTGAAAAACCCACCATCGATCAGTTTGACTTCGATCATCACGGGTCCAGAAAAAAACAAAAATCCAAACTCTTAAACCTAATGACCCTGCAGTTTATCGGGCAAAAAAAGGATATCATCTTGATTGGCAATCCGGGGGTTGGAAAAAGCTTTGTGGCCAAATGTATTGCCTATGCGGCAACGCAGGCCGGCATTAAAACCCTTTTTACCACCGCGACCGATATGATCAATCATTTGATCGCTGCCGAAGCAGACCATTCTTTGCTCAAAAAACTCCATTACTATCAAAGCCAGGATTTGCTGGTCTGTGACGAGATCGGTTACCTTCCGCTAGGTCAGCAGGGCTCAAATCTATTCTTCCAGGTTATCAGCCAAAGGCATCAAAACAAATCGAGCATCATTACCACAAATTTGCCTTTTGCCGGCTGGGGAAAAATATTTGACAGCACCACTGTGGCCACAGCGATCGCCGACCGTCTGGTCTACAACTCGCAAATCCTTATCCTGGAGGGATCAAGTTATCGAAAGAGGATGAAAACCAGCTGAAGTCAAATAAATAAGGGCACCTCCAACAGCTCCCTTTATTAAAAAATGAAATACTAACGGATCGCTAATAAATCCACTACGCACAACTATGTCCTGTTAACGCCGTGGTATGGTCTACAACCGGTGATTTTGGTAACCTTTTAAATCGGTGATTCCAATTTAATGATTCAAACAATGAAATGTTATTATAATTGACATCGGTTTTAAATAGAGATGCAAAATCAATACACTCTTCTTCCTTCAATTACCCCTCAACCTATCCATTACCCATCATCCCTTTTCTTCAATCCTTTTCATCCCCGAATCACCCGTCAATATTCTCATCTGTTGGATGGCGTTTTTATTCAGCCGTTCAAGTCTGATGTCTTGAGATAAACCTTCATTGATGAACAGGGCATTCAGGTTTTCCAGGTTTGCAAGGCAGACCAGTTGTGAAACATCGGCATAGTCCCGAATGTTTCCCTTTTTACTGGAGTTCTCCTCCCGCCAAATTGCAGCAGTCATACCGAAAAGGGCCATATTCAGAATATCGGCTTCAGTGGCGTAAATGTGGTTGATTTGGGATTTGCTTAATTCCGGAGGAACAAGGTTTTTCTTGATGGCATCGGTATGAATCCGGTAATTGATTTTAGTCAGGTTCCGGCGGATATCCCAGCCAAGCTGCTTTCGTTCATCGTCTTTCAGGCGCTGGAACTCTTTAATAAGGTATAGTTTGAATTCTACTGAAATCCAAGAGGCAAATTCAAAAGCGATGTCCTTATGCGCATAGGTACCACCATATCTGCCCCGTTTTGAAATAAGCCCCACTGCATTCGTTTGCTCGATCCACTGTTTAGGCGTAAGGGTAAAACTATTGAGACCTGCCTGCTTTTTAAACCCGTCGAATTCGACGGGTTTAAAATCCGGATTATTGAGCATTTCCCAAATACCGAGAAACTCGATGGTGTTTCGGTTTCTAATCCAATTTCGAATTAAATCGTCTGTTCTTTCTGCGTTTTTATGTCTGGCAATATCGGTTATACAAATATAGTCTTCCTCACTGTGTGAATATACCGTTATTTCAGTTCCTTTGACTTCAATTTTACCCATTTTTCACCTCAA is from Thermodesulfobacteriota bacterium and encodes:
- a CDS encoding XRE family transcriptional regulator, whose protein sequence is MEGFGERLKAARKMAGMSQQGLADATHNLVTKQALSKYEKGKMFPASDILVEISKALGVKSGYFYRQSQVELTGLEFRKKSRLSKKDENRVKYQTLDFLERYLEIERVMGQQAEFKNVLENYTIESLDDVEKASMKLRDVWDLGIAPISNLMELLEDKGVRILEVDLPDEFDGLSAWAGEIPVITVNKNHDLVRKRLTIVHELAHLMLSFGECRDNDLEKLCHSFAGAFLIPKEKMIEELGSHRRKISFLELKKLKGIYGISILALVVRARNLGIINKNRYKAFFITASKKGWKSGKIKEPGEYIGREYPNRFQQLVSWAVAEEIITMSKGAELMNVGLAEFRKGFQIAA
- a CDS encoding ORF6N domain-containing protein, with the protein product MTTTVLIERIASKIYLIRGQKVMLDRDLAGLYEVETSQLKRSVRRNIERFPKDFMFDLAKDEWSDLRCQSGTSSWGGVRYMPMAFTEQGVAMLSSVLKSKRAIRVNIQIMRAFTQLRQMLSTHKDLKKKIEKMEKKYDQQFQAVFEAIKQLLEADAKPRKKIGFTVKEKQKAYGKSIQKKALDEFSLTPQASKIWDNIPGDIQMKLLNNVWCRTCSEVTGIGSVSGKVENGMLILKGICTHCGNPVARVIENQ
- the istA gene encoding IS21 family transposase, which produces MKIDQHTIFEIHRLNDLNWSERKIARYLRIGRSTVKKYLNNPDHTSAKRKKRASKLDVYRELINQLLKQDPQVKAPVVLQRIRNQGFDGRITIVRDYLLKLRGRQSSRRAFIRFESPPGKQLQIDWGHFGHLQYGQTKRKLYALAVIESYSRMLYAQFTHSQKQETLHQCLLNAFRFFGGTAREIVVDNMVTAVIERQGSLIRFNGAFLQFLRPFKIVPVACNRAAPHEKGKIENSIKYLRQNFWPLRTFTDLADVQLQVRQWLDTVANVRIHQTTGEKPKERFAKVDLRPLPDLLPDCRETCLAKVHKDFAVRFDGNIYTTPPWTIGKKVTIKADPFAVSIYLNQKKIAAHHRCWQRKKRIESPAHLHQIKKIQKKLWHDKQIAAFLSLGAAAVDYFKALVESRQPIKKSVLKLLALKDEYGSASLLYAIQKATTFFGRL
- a CDS encoding type II toxin-antitoxin system VapC family toxin, whose amino-acid sequence is MIIVVNDACFLIDLIDVDLLDEFFQLGFQPHVTPSVLAELEGDVYEKPARESIKQKNLLLHNLSEDDQSEILNLMQDHSSRLSEPDCSCLYLAKKIQATILTCEKLLTKTAKSLDIEVHGSLWVMDQLIASSIITQKTAHRKLVKLMSINDRMPKAECEKRLKRWA
- a CDS encoding KilA-N domain-containing protein, which codes for MGKIEVKGTEITVYSHSEEDYICITDIARHKNAERTDDLIRNWIRNRNTIEFLGIWEMLNNPDFKPVEFDGFKKQAGLNSFTLTPKQWIEQTNAVGLISKRGRYGGTYAHKDIAFEFASWISVEFKLYLIKEFQRLKDDERKQLGWDIRRNLTKINYRIHTDAIKKNLVPPELSKSQINHIYATEADILNMALFGMTAAIWREENSSKKGNIRDYADVSQLVCLANLENLNALFINEGLSQDIRLERLNKNAIQQMRILTGDSGMKRIEEKG
- the istB gene encoding IS21-like element helper ATPase IstB produces the protein MIETVIEKCKALRLKATAQNLAQVVELATNKNWNPLETIEHLFELELEYRHQNRIALRFKQSKLLEKPTIDQFDFDHHGSRKKQKSKLLNLMTLQFIGQKKDIILIGNPGVGKSFVAKCIAYAATQAGIKTLFTTATDMINHLIAAEADHSLLKKLHYYQSQDLLVCDEIGYLPLGQQGSNLFFQVISQRHQNKSSIITTNLPFAGWGKIFDSTTVATAIADRLVYNSQILILEGSSYRKRMKTS